In the genome of Bacteroidota bacterium, the window ATAAAGCGTTCAACACCTGTTATTTCATTTAAAAAAGCAACACCCAACATACTCATAAAAGCTCCGGGAACACCATGTCCTGTGCAATCTCCGGCAGCAAAATACCAGTAATTGCAAAAACCTAAACCTGCTTCTGAAGGAAATTGTTTTTCTAAGGACCAGTAAAAATCCCCGCTAACAATATCTTTAGGTTTAAAAAAAATGAAATGTTCAGGTAAGTGTTCCGAAACCTGGTCCTCTTCCTTTAAAATTGCATTCTGTATTCGTTTAGCATAATTAATACTGTCAGTTATGTCTTTGTTTTTTTCTGACAATTGTTGGTATGCTAATTCCACTTGTTGTTTTTGCTGTTCAATAATACCTTTTTGCTTTTGACTGTAACGAAAGCGTGTATAAATAAAACCAGCAAAAATCAACATAATGATTAATCCTGCTCCAGTAGCAAAATTCAATACTTTTTGACGCTTTTTCGCTTCTTTTTCAATTGCTATCTTATTTTGATATTCGGCTTCCTTGAGCACTTTTTGCTTTTCATTTTCATAATTCATTTGTTGTTTAATAGCGGCCTTTTGTGTTTCTTCATTAAAAATACTATCGCGCATTTTTATTTGAAGTTCATACATGTTGAATGCTTCTTTCCAATTTTTTTGTGCCTTATACACTTTGGAAAGCAATTCAGAAGCATCGGCAATGTTTTTTGGATAGCCTGATTCTTTTGCTATTTCCAGGGCTTGAGAACCAAAAGTATGCGCTTTTTCTATTTCATTTACTTTCCAGGAAATTAAACCCAGAGAGTTTAGTGATTCAGCAATTCCTTTTTTGTTTCCTATTTCCTTGTTAATGACAAGACTTTTATTGAAAAAAGCCAAAGCATCAGGAAGCTCATTTTTATTATAATATACCAAACCAATGCTATTAAGAGAACTGGCTATTCCCCGTTTATCGCCATTTGATTCATCAATTTCCAATGCCTGAAAATAATATTCAAGTGCTTTTTCTTCATTTTTTTTAGCGTAGTAAATATAACCTATGTTGGTAAGGGTAGCTGCTAATTGTCTATTGTTATTTACTTCCTTCCATATAGCTAAACTTTTATTGTAATTCTCGAGTGCTTTATCTATTTCCCCTTGATTTTTATAAATGAGTCCAATATTATTTAAGGCATTGGCTATTCCAGAAAGATGATTTATTTTTTCGAAAACTTTTAATGCTTTCCCATAATAATCAAGTGCTTTTACAATTTCGCCCTTGCTTTTATAGATGTATCCTAAATTGAGTAGGGCACTGGCCATTCCATAATTATAGCTCATTCCTTTTTGCGCATACAAGCTTTTTTGAAAATATCCAAGTGCCTTATTAAGATCGCCATTGTTAAGATTAAAAAAGCCAATATTTGCAAGAGCATCAGCCAATTTTAATTTCAATGCTATGAATTCCTCTTTTTTTAAAGTAGATGGATCAGCCAACGCATTTTGGGCAATATTAAACATTAACAGATTGTATTTGGGCCACAAATTATCATCCATGCATTGTTCAACAATAGCCCCTAACAGGTTTAGTTTTATGGTATCGTGTTTCGCTTTATGGAAAAGAGGAAGCAAGGAATCTAAAATTGCTTTATCATGTAAAGGCAATTCATTGTAATTAACCGAATCTACCAAAAAATATTCCCTACCCTGTTGATTCGCATTTATATCAATAAAAAAGAAAGAAAACAGTATAGAAAACAGAAAGCCTTTGTTCATGGTAACAAGTATACTGATTTTTTTAAATGCATGAATATTGAATGCAACAAAATGATAAAAAATTATTCAAAAAATTTACAATACCTACTTTTAAGTATATAAACACGATTCCAAATAGGGTGAATTACCTAAATCTATTAAAACTTTTTTCTTAAAAAACAAGGAATAAACAAATCAAACTTTTACTCCAATAATGCAAACATCATCTATTTGTTCCAGGCTTCCCTTCCACTTATCAAAAACACTATTTAATATTTCCTTTTGCTCTACCATTGATTTAAAATTATGCTCCAATAAAATTTTTTTTAATTGTGCGTATTTAAATTTCTTGCCCTTTGGACCTCCGAATTGATCAGCAAAACCATCTGTTAAAAGATATATACTGCTGTCTTTTTCCAGCTGAAAACAATGATTTGTAAATGGAGATGGATTAGGATGAAAACCAATGGGTTGTTTGTCTGGTTTTATTTCACTTAGTTTCAAATCTTTATATTCAATGTTGGATGTAAAGTCCGGGATGCTTAAATTTATATTGGCACCCTCTTTTTCGTTCTCTTTTTTCTCAGCAATTAGGTAAAGTGGATTGTTAGCTCCAGCCCAATGGAGTTCCTTTGTCAGAAGATCAAGCCTAATTATGGAAATATCCATACCATCTTTACTTTCGCCTTCTTTTCCATGTTGATTCAATTCTTTTACAATTTTATCCCTTAATTTATTCAGAATTTCAGCAGGGCTCAAAAGTTGTTCAATACTTGTAATTTCATTTAAAAAAGCAATTCCCAACATGCTCATCATAGCCCCTGGCACTCCATGGCCTGTACAATCAGATGCAGCAAGGTACAAGTATCCGTTTTTCTCCAAACACCAATAAAAATCTCCTGATAAAATATCTTTTGGTTTATACAAAATGAAATGAGGAGGCAAATCCCCTGAAATATGTTCTTCTTCCTGTAATAATGCTTCCTGAATTCGTTTTGCATAATTAATACTATCTGTAATATCCTTGTTTTTTTCCTCAATGTTATAATAGGCTTTCTTGAGCTCTTTATTTGCCCTATGTCTTTGCCTGTTTTCCTTGAAAATTACAACAGCCAAAACCATAACTATTACCAATCCTATTATAAAGGCGTAAATAATAATTCGTTTTTTATTTAATTCCAATCCTTGCAATTCTTTTTCTTTAGTTAAAACAGTAATTTCCTGTTGCTTTTTATCACTTTCATATTTTTGTTGAAGTTCTGTAAACCTCTTTTTTACATTTTCATCCAAAAGACTGTCTTTACTTTGACCATACAGCACATGGTATTTATATGCTTTTTCAAAATCCTTTGTTTTAGAATAAATATCAGAGAGCGTTACATAATTATAATAAACCGAAGTAAGGTCATTAATCTCCCTGGCTGTGATAAGGCTGCGTTGACAATAATCAATTGCAACAGAATAATTTCCTAAATCAGTATAAAGTATTCCAAGGTTATTTAAAGTCATGGATTTATTAAAAGGATCACTATATTGTTCGAAAAGCTGTAAGGCCATTTTATAATAATAAATGGCAGATTTTAAATCAGATTTATGCCAGTAAACAGTCCCGATATTATTTAATGTACCGGCAATTGCTGGATAGTCCTCCAATAATTGTTCAATTTCAAGACTCTTCTTATGCATTTCAATGGCCTTATCCAATTTGTTTTCTTTATTGAAAATAATTCCCATGTTGCTGTAAATGGAAGCAATACCCTTTTTGTTATCCAATAAAAGTTGAATTTCAAGTGCTTTTTCATAAAATTCCATCGCTTTTTTAAGATTGCCTTGATTTTTATAAATAATGCCAAGATTATTGTAATTGTTGGCGATATAATGCTTATCCCCTATAGTTTCTGCAATTTCAAGGCTTTTTATATGGTAATTTAAAGATTGATCGATTTTACCGACTATTCTATTCAAAACCCCGAGTAGAAATAAACTTTTTATCTGGCCTGAAATGAAATGATTTTTTTGTGCTAAAACCAGAGCCTGCGTGGTTAATTTAATGGCAGTTTCAGGTTGATGTTCTGCCAGATCCTGACCAATTTTATTTAATTCTATTATTTGAATTGTATCGTGTAAGGTTTTTAATTTTTGACAAAGGGAATCGCTGTCAAAAGCAAAAGAGTTTTGTATTAAAATCAAAAGGAAAAAAGAAAATAATTTAAGCTTAATTTTCATTTAATAATATGCATTTGATCGATTGAAAGTATTAAAAAAAAAATCGGATATGCTTTTTTTAATACAAGGTTTTTTAAATTCATCCTGTCAAATTATCTTCTCATGGATATTTTAATGGGTATCATTGTTCAAATATAGTATTAAATATTATTTTTCTTCAATCCTTTATTTGAAATTTATTAAGAAAATTTCCAATGAATACAATCCTTGTGAAATATTATTTAATAAAGAAATAAAGCGATGTTTAAGAAATTAAATGTTAAATTTATTCTATGCAAAAAAGAAGGTATGAGCATATAGAATACGATGGTTTTTTGAAAATTGAAAAAGCCCAAATTGAACATATTGATAAGTTAGGTAAATCACATTTATATTCAAGAGAACGCTTAATTTATGAAGATGCGGTTGCAGTATTTATAGTGAACAAGGACAGTGGAAATGTTGTTTTAGCAAAGCAATTTCGATATGCTATTTCTGATAAAATAAACGAACCACTATTGGAAATTATAGCAGGAAAGGTTTCTCCAGGCGAAGATCCTAAGGAAACGGTTTTGCGTGAGGCCAAGGAAGAATGCGGTTATCAAATAGAAAGTGAAAAGCTGGACTTTATAACTTATATTTTTGCATCTCCGGGCTATTCTACTGAAAGAATATTTTTGTATTATGCCGAAGTATCAAATGAGGATAAAGTAAGTGATGGTGGTGGCCTGGAAGAGGAAAATGAATTTATAGAAGTTATTGAAATGCCATTACCTGAATTTATGAAACGTATTGATAAAGGAGAAATCCATGATTCTAAAACTTTGGTAAGTGCTATGTGGGTAATGATTCATAAGATTCAGGCAATATAAAACAAAAAATCCCGGCTATTGCCGGGATTTTTCACAAAAAAGCATCCTCAATTATTTTACTTTTCCTGCTAATTCTGTTCCAGCTTTAAATTTCACTACTTTTTTAGCAGCAATTTTAATAGCTTTTCCAGTTTGAGGATTTCTTCCAGTTCTTGCAGCTCTTTTAGCAACTGAGAAAGAACCAAAACCTACTAAAGCAACTCTGTCACCTTTTTTCAAAGATTTTGAAGTTGCAGTTACAAATGCATCTAATGCTTTTTTTGCATCAACTTTTGTTAATTTGGCTTCAGCAGCCATAGCGTCAATTAATTCAGCTTTGTTCATTGTTAATAAATTAGGTTAAACATTAAAATGTAAACTATAAAACTGGAACAAATATAGACCAAATTACAGAAATGTCAAGTCTTTGTATAAAAATATTGAAAATAAGTGATTAAAAGCAGCAATTCAATTGTGTTTAATTGGTTTATAAGGCCTTTTTAATGCTGTTAATATTAAAACCTCTTAAAAACTCAACCGTATTCATTCTTTTTTTTCCTGCCAGTTGCAAATCTGTAAGATTGATAAAACCATCTTTTGCGGCAATTTTAAAAAATGTCTTCCCATCACTATGAATAGTGCCTGGCGTTTGTTCCTCTGAGGATTCAAAGGTTGAGAAAAATATTTTCAGTTGTACAATTTTACCATCCCCTGATCCTAGCTCCGTAAAGGCACATGGATAAGGACTAAGGCCACTTATTTTATTGTGGATTGTTCTACTTTTTTCATTCCAGTTTATTTTGCAATCCTCCTTAAAAATTTTGGGTGCATGCTTTATCTGCTCTTCTTTTAGAATTTCCATTTGTTTGGTTTGTGGAAAATCATTTCGTTCGATTGCTTTCACAGTTTTCAAAACTAAATGAGCACCCAGGTTCATTAATCTATCATGCAGTTCTCCTGCCGTCTCACGTTCAGCAATTTCAATTTTTTCCTGGAAAATAATATCTCCGGTATCAATTTCATGTTGAAGAAAAAAGGTTGTAACACCTGTTTGTTTTTCCCCGTTTATTAAAACCCAGTTAATTGGAGCTGCTCCCCTGTAATGGGGTAATAAGGAAGCATGTAAATTAAGTGTTCCAAAAGCAGGCATATTCCAAACTACTTCAGGAAGCATCCTGAATGCAACCACCACTTGCAAGTCTGCTTTTAAATCACGCAATTGTTTAAGGAAATCCTCATTTTTTAGTTTATCGGGTTGCAAAATATTTAGCCCCTTTTGAACAGCATATTTTTTCACTGCCGATTCCTGTATTTCTCTTCCCCTTCCAGCAGGTTTATCCGGAGCAGTAATAACCCCAACAATGGTAAAACCGTTTTCAATCAAAATATCAAGGGAAGCTACCGCGAAATCAGGAGTACCCATAAAAACTATTCTTAACATATCAGCGCTTTAATTTTTTCATTCGTTCTTCTTTGATTTGATGGTGGTAAAAAAAATTATTCAATGTAAAGCACAAGCCCTTTTAGGTATTCTCCCTCAGGATGAAAAATATTAATGGGATGATCGGCAGGTTGCGACAAATGATGAATAATTTTTGCAGTTCTGCCAGCCTCAATAGCCGCTGCAATTACTGTATTGGTAAAAAGCGGCCTTGATATTACCTGGGAACAGGAAAAAGTAAATAGAATTCCGCCTTTTTTTATTTTCTTCATTGCCTCCATGTTTATTCTTTTATAGCCCTGAACTGCATTATGGGTAACATGCCTGCTTTTTGCAAATGCAGGAGGATCTAGAATTATAACATCATATTTATCATCAATATCTTTTAAAAAGCTAAAAACATCAGCTGTGAAAGATTCATGATTTGAGGATTTTTCATTTAAGGAAACATTTAAATCTGTTAATTCCATTGCTTTTTTTGAACTGTCAACAGAATGAACCATTTTTGCTCCACCATTGAGTGCGTATACAGAAAAACCTCCAGTGTAGCAGAAAGTGTTTAAAACAGTTTTATTTTTAACATAATCAGCCAATAGTTTTCTGCTATCGCGCTGGTCAACAAAAAATCCTGTTTTTTGCCCGCCTTCCCAATCAATTTTAAATTTATTGTTGTTTTCAATAACCTGTCCACTTGTGGAGGAACCAAACAAATAACCATTTTTAGCTTCAGTTGCTGCTCTATCAGGCAATGTTTCAGCGCTTTTATCATAAACAGCCGTTAATTTTGAACCCATAACTTCTTTAAGGGCATCAGTAATTTTATTTCTTGCCAGATACATTCCCACTGAATGAGCCTGAAAAACTGCAGTTCCATTGTAATAATCCACTATAAGTCCGGGAAGATTATCCCCTTCAGCAAAAATTAACCTATATACATTTGTTTGTTTGTTATCCGAAAGGTTTATCAATGTTCTGAAATTAAAGGCCTGCTTAATTTTATCCACCCAAAAGTCATGGTTAATTTCCTTTTTTTCAAAGGAGAGAATTCTAACCGCAATGCTTCCCTGCTGGTAATGGCCAGTTGCCAGGAATTCATTTTTAGCTGAATATACCTCCACCAAATCACCATCCTTAACTTCCTGTTCAATTTTTTTAATTGCCCCTGAAAACACCCATGGATGGAAACGTTTTAAAGAATGTTCTTTTCCTGAATTCAGGATTACTTGAGGATAAAATGACATAATTATTTATTTTAAAGGCTACAAATGTATGAGTTTTAACCGATTTGAGTGCTAAAGAAACAAGATGTGCAAAAGAAGCTTTTAATCAGATATAAATTAAGGAATTCAATAAGTTAATTGCGGGATGCTTTTTGGCTTAATCATGATAATTTATAAAAATATTAAACCTATAAAAGTAAAATTCACTGGGATAATCTGAATCTGTATGGAAGCAAGGCATCTTCTGCCGCATAATCAACCCCAATCCTGGGTCCTGTAATTATTTGATTTTCTATTACACTTATTCCTTTTTCTTCCACCCAAATAATATTGCCCTGGAGAGAGAGGCCAGAAAAGGCCGTAGTAATTCCCAATGCCTGGGAAACAGTGCCAGGCCCTGAAGTCATTTTTGCAGTTGGTTTTGTAAGTTTCCTTCTTGAAAGTATTTCATCTAGTCCTTGAACAGGTTGAATTGCCCTTATCAAAACCGCATGAGGAATATCTTTAATATTGGTGACAATATTAAACAAATGATGAATTCCATAACATAAATAAACATAACTTACTCCTCCCTTAGCAAACATTATTTCTGTCCTGTTGGTTCTCCGGTTGTTGTATGCATGAGATGCTTTATCCACAATCCCTGCATAAGCTTCAGTTTCGGTGATTATTCCCGCGGTAATTATACCGTTAATATTTGTAAACAATACTTTTCCGAGTAGCTCTTTGCTTATCTGTACAACATCAGGCCTTAAATAAAAATATTTTGAAAGTATTGGCATAAGTAGTTAACGTAGTGCAATGAATATAATTTTGAAAATTTAACAAAAATCAGAGGTGAAAAATTTCAAAAAAAAATTCAAATAGTATCAAATGGAATTTATCCAGGAGTATTTACAATGGAGAGAAAGCAAACAGGATGAAAAGAGTAAAGATTAATTTTTATAAAAAAGCCGGAACATAAATTGTTCTGCTCTTTTTGCTTAATAGCAACAGGGAGTGCTTTGCCAGAAAAAAAACAAAACGTTTTAATTCACCCAGTGTAAAAGGTTTTCTTTATCTTTTATCTTGTTATTATCCATTAACCATTGAATAGCCTTTAATATTTTATCTTCTTTTATATCCTTGAAACTATCCACAAGGGCAACCAGACTAAGGGGAGATTTTTTCAAGGTGTTTTCTATGCAATTGGAAATGTTTTGAAATTCATCAGAACTAACACCATTTTTATTGGTTAGGCAAATATCACAAACCCCACAAGTATTAAAATTATTTTCTCCAAAATAGGCCAGCAATAACTGGCTTCTGCATTTGTGATTGCTTTGAAGGTAATGCAATACCGAATTCATTTTTTCCAAAGCTCTTTTCTTTCTTTCGAAATAATTTTCTTTAGAAAGGTAAAAGCTTTTTACATCCACCCTATCTGAAGTAAACATTAGTTGTGGAAGTTTTATTTGAGGCTGGTAGGAGAGAAGTTTATATTTATCAAGCATTTTCAGGTTCATGATTATTTTTTCTCGTGATATCCCAGCCCTTTTGCTCAAATCACTTTCATTTATTTTAACAAAATTTTCAAAACATCCCGAATAGGAGCGTAAAAGAAGCTTAATAAAATCATCATAATTTACATTTGATACCTGGAACTTATACAAATCATTGTTATTTACAATAAAATGAATGCGTGATGGCTGATAAAAAACTTCTGTTACAGAAATATATCCTTCTTTTTCTAAAATTTTAACAGCATTGTAAACCATCATAAGGTTTAGATTGTAATTTGCTGAAAAATCAGCTATTTCAAAGTCAAAAGAGGATCCTTGTCCTCCACCTGTTGCAATTTGAAAGTAATTACCAAGTGCGTGATACGTTTTTTTTATATCCTCAATGGATGGAAAAGAAGATTCTACATTTCTTAGTAAATCGCTAATGTCTGATTGATTGTAAAGAAGTGCAGCATAGGCTTTTTTCTCATCCCTTCCTCCCCTTCCGGCCTCCTGGAAATATGCCTCAAGTGTATCAGGTATATCCAGGTGAACAACAAACCTAACATCAGGTTTGTCAATACCCATTCCAAAGGCGTTTGTGGCAACAATTATTTTATTTTTATTATTCATCCAGTTTTCCTGTTTTGCATCCCTGGTATTGGCATCAAGTCCTGCATGATAATAATCGGCATTTATATTGTTTTTCACCAAAAAAGAGACAACTTCTTTTGTTTTTTTACGGTTTCTTACATAAACAATACCTGTTCCGGGAATTGAGGAAATGATTTTCAAAAGCCGTTTTAATTTATCCTCCTCTTTTTGCACAATGTAAGACAGGTTAGTTCTTTCAAAGCTTTTTTGAAACACTTGTGGCTTTTTGAATACTAACTTATCCTGTATATCTTTTACCACTTCAGGGGTTGCTGTTGCCGTTAAGGCAATTATCGCTTTATTGGGTAAAATTTCTCTAATTGCTGCAATTTTCAAATAAGCAGGCCTAAAATCGTATCCCCACTGGGATATGCAATGCGATTCGTCAACAGCAATAAAAGATACTTTCATTTGTTTTAAACGGGCTTCAAAGACATCATTACCAAGCCTTTCAGGAGATAAATACAGAAATTTGATATTCCCGTGTATGCAATTGTCCAATGTTATATCAATTTCCTGTTTTTTCATTGATGAAGTAATAGCTACAGCTTTAATTCCCCGTTTATTGAGGTTTTCAACCTGGTCTTTCATTAAGGCAATAAGGGGGGAAATTACAATACAAACTCCCTCAAGGGCAAGAGCAGGAACCTGGAAACAAATAGACTTTCCCCCACCAGTTGGCAACAAGGCAAGGGTATCATTGCCCTGTGCAATAGAGCTAATGATTTCTTGCTGCAATGGCCTAAATTGTTTGTAGCCCCAATATTTTTCCAGAATGTGACTAAAATTCATAAACAATGAAAGGTTTTAATAACCGTTAATGCTGTAATTATACAGTATATAACATAATTTGGTATAAAGATAATTTGATTATTATAGTTTTTATGACATAATTTGTATTTTTAGCTAAAACTTAACCATTACTATAACATGTATACCGATATTTCCTCTAATATACCTATTGATAGAATAGAAAAATCAAGAATAGGAGAAGTTGATTTTGATAAATTGCAATTTGGCAAAATGTTTTCTGACCATATGTTTGTGTCCGATTATATTGATGGTGCCTGGAAAAACTCCCGTATTTCTCCCTATAAAAAATTGGAATTAAGTCCTTCGAGTGCTGTAATTCATTACGGGCAATCCATATTTGAAGGAATGAAGGCCTATAAAAATGCAAATGGAGAAATCATGCTTTTCAGGCCAATTGATAATTTTAAAAGGTTAAATAAATCAGCAGAA includes:
- a CDS encoding tetratricopeptide repeat protein; protein product: MKIKLKLFSFFLLILIQNSFAFDSDSLCQKLKTLHDTIQIIELNKIGQDLAEHQPETAIKLTTQALVLAQKNHFISGQIKSLFLLGVLNRIVGKIDQSLNYHIKSLEIAETIGDKHYIANNYNNLGIIYKNQGNLKKAMEFYEKALEIQLLLDNKKGIASIYSNMGIIFNKENKLDKAIEMHKKSLEIEQLLEDYPAIAGTLNNIGTVYWHKSDLKSAIYYYKMALQLFEQYSDPFNKSMTLNNLGILYTDLGNYSVAIDYCQRSLITAREINDLTSVYYNYVTLSDIYSKTKDFEKAYKYHVLYGQSKDSLLDENVKKRFTELQQKYESDKKQQEITVLTKEKELQGLELNKKRIIIYAFIIGLVIVMVLAVVIFKENRQRHRANKELKKAYYNIEEKNKDITDSINYAKRIQEALLQEEEHISGDLPPHFILYKPKDILSGDFYWCLEKNGYLYLAASDCTGHGVPGAMMSMLGIAFLNEITSIEQLLSPAEILNKLRDKIVKELNQHGKEGESKDGMDISIIRLDLLTKELHWAGANNPLYLIAEKKENEKEGANINLSIPDFTSNIEYKDLKLSEIKPDKQPIGFHPNPSPFTNHCFQLEKDSSIYLLTDGFADQFGGPKGKKFKYAQLKKILLEHNFKSMVEQKEILNSVFDKWKGSLEQIDDVCIIGVKV
- a CDS encoding DNA-3-methyladenine glycosylase → MPILSKYFYLRPDVVQISKELLGKVLFTNINGIITAGIITETEAYAGIVDKASHAYNNRRTNRTEIMFAKGGVSYVYLCYGIHHLFNIVTNIKDIPHAVLIRAIQPVQGLDEILSRRKLTKPTAKMTSGPGTVSQALGITTAFSGLSLQGNIIWVEEKGISVIENQIITGPRIGVDYAAEDALLPYRFRLSQ
- a CDS encoding tetratricopeptide repeat protein; translation: MNKGFLFSILFSFFFIDINANQQGREYFLVDSVNYNELPLHDKAILDSLLPLFHKAKHDTIKLNLLGAIVEQCMDDNLWPKYNLLMFNIAQNALADPSTLKKEEFIALKLKLADALANIGFFNLNNGDLNKALGYFQKSLYAQKGMSYNYGMASALLNLGYIYKSKGEIVKALDYYGKALKVFEKINHLSGIANALNNIGLIYKNQGEIDKALENYNKSLAIWKEVNNNRQLAATLTNIGYIYYAKKNEEKALEYYFQALEIDESNGDKRGIASSLNSIGLVYYNKNELPDALAFFNKSLVINKEIGNKKGIAESLNSLGLISWKVNEIEKAHTFGSQALEIAKESGYPKNIADASELLSKVYKAQKNWKEAFNMYELQIKMRDSIFNEETQKAAIKQQMNYENEKQKVLKEAEYQNKIAIEKEAKKRQKVLNFATGAGLIIMLIFAGFIYTRFRYSQKQKGIIEQQKQQVELAYQQLSEKNKDITDSINYAKRIQNAILKEEDQVSEHLPEHFIFFKPKDIVSGDFYWSLEKQFPSEAGLGFCNYWYFAAGDCTGHGVPGAFMSMLGVAFLNEITGVERFISPSEILDHLRTRIIKELNQAGKQGDSNDGMDISIACLNLSNFELQWSGSNNPLYIISQNNYNSEFVVKSEIFDIQLSEIKPNKQPIGFHPSPIPFTNHCLQLQKDTSIYLLTDGFADQFGGLKGKKFKYSQLKELLLANNLQSMAQQKEILNNVFKQWKGNLEQVDDVCLMGVRI
- a CDS encoding NUDIX hydrolase codes for the protein MQKRRYEHIEYDGFLKIEKAQIEHIDKLGKSHLYSRERLIYEDAVAVFIVNKDSGNVVLAKQFRYAISDKINEPLLEIIAGKVSPGEDPKETVLREAKEECGYQIESEKLDFITYIFASPGYSTERIFLYYAEVSNEDKVSDGGGLEEENEFIEVIEMPLPEFMKRIDKGEIHDSKTLVSAMWVMIHKIQAI
- a CDS encoding methionyl-tRNA formyltransferase translates to MGTPDFAVASLDILIENGFTIVGVITAPDKPAGRGREIQESAVKKYAVQKGLNILQPDKLKNEDFLKQLRDLKADLQVVVAFRMLPEVVWNMPAFGTLNLHASLLPHYRGAAPINWVLINGEKQTGVTTFFLQHEIDTGDIIFQEKIEIAERETAGELHDRLMNLGAHLVLKTVKAIERNDFPQTKQMEILKEEQIKHAPKIFKEDCKINWNEKSRTIHNKISGLSPYPCAFTELGSGDGKIVQLKIFFSTFESSEEQTPGTIHSDGKTFFKIAAKDGFINLTDLQLAGKKRMNTVEFLRGFNINSIKKAL
- a CDS encoding class I SAM-dependent rRNA methyltransferase: MSFYPQVILNSGKEHSLKRFHPWVFSGAIKKIEQEVKDGDLVEVYSAKNEFLATGHYQQGSIAVRILSFEKKEINHDFWVDKIKQAFNFRTLINLSDNKQTNVYRLIFAEGDNLPGLIVDYYNGTAVFQAHSVGMYLARNKITDALKEVMGSKLTAVYDKSAETLPDRAATEAKNGYLFGSSTSGQVIENNNKFKIDWEGGQKTGFFVDQRDSRKLLADYVKNKTVLNTFCYTGGFSVYALNGGAKMVHSVDSSKKAMELTDLNVSLNEKSSNHESFTADVFSFLKDIDDKYDVIILDPPAFAKSRHVTHNAVQGYKRINMEAMKKIKKGGILFTFSCSQVISRPLFTNTVIAAAIEAGRTAKIIHHLSQPADHPINIFHPEGEYLKGLVLYIE
- a CDS encoding RecQ family ATP-dependent DNA helicase, with product MNFSHILEKYWGYKQFRPLQQEIISSIAQGNDTLALLPTGGGKSICFQVPALALEGVCIVISPLIALMKDQVENLNKRGIKAVAITSSMKKQEIDITLDNCIHGNIKFLYLSPERLGNDVFEARLKQMKVSFIAVDESHCISQWGYDFRPAYLKIAAIREILPNKAIIALTATATPEVVKDIQDKLVFKKPQVFQKSFERTNLSYIVQKEEDKLKRLLKIISSIPGTGIVYVRNRKKTKEVVSFLVKNNINADYYHAGLDANTRDAKQENWMNNKNKIIVATNAFGMGIDKPDVRFVVHLDIPDTLEAYFQEAGRGGRDEKKAYAALLYNQSDISDLLRNVESSFPSIEDIKKTYHALGNYFQIATGGGQGSSFDFEIADFSANYNLNLMMVYNAVKILEKEGYISVTEVFYQPSRIHFIVNNNDLYKFQVSNVNYDDFIKLLLRSYSGCFENFVKINESDLSKRAGISREKIIMNLKMLDKYKLLSYQPQIKLPQLMFTSDRVDVKSFYLSKENYFERKKRALEKMNSVLHYLQSNHKCRSQLLLAYFGENNFNTCGVCDICLTNKNGVSSDEFQNISNCIENTLKKSPLSLVALVDSFKDIKEDKILKAIQWLMDNNKIKDKENLLHWVN
- a CDS encoding HU family DNA-binding protein; amino-acid sequence: MNKAELIDAMAAEAKLTKVDAKKALDAFVTATSKSLKKGDRVALVGFGSFSVAKRAARTGRNPQTGKAIKIAAKKVVKFKAGTELAGKVK